CGATGCCGCTCGAGGCGCCGGTAATCACGGCAGTGCGGGGCGATGAGAGTGTCGCCATGATCGGTCTCCAAGCAAAAGGCGCGGGCGGCGCCGTGTCGATCGACCAACCGGATTGTGGAGCAAGGGTTGCAAGCCTTTCAAAACAAAGCCTTGCTGCGAATGCTGCCGCGCTTTCCCAAACGGGCCGCGGTGGGCTATGCAGCGGCATGCGGATCGATGCCCACCACCATCTCTGGCACTATACCCTCGACGCGTTCGGCTGGATCGAACCCGGCAGCGCCATTGCGCGCGACTTCGACCCCGACGACCTCGCCTGCGAGATGCAGGCTTCCGGCATCGACCATGCGATCGCGGTGCAGGCGCGGCAAAGCGAGGCGGAGACGGCCTTCCTTCTCGACTGCGCCTCCCGCCAGCCAAAAATCGCCGGGGTGGTCGGCTGGATCGACCTGCGCGCGCCCGACATCGCCGAACGGATCGCGGCACGCCCGACGGGGCCGATCCTCGGCTATCGCCACGTCGTCCAGGACGAGCCCGATGCCGATTTCCTGCTGGGCGACGCGTTTGTCGCGGGCGTGCGCGCGGTGCTGGCGGCGGGGCTCAGCTATGACGTGCTGGTCAACGCCGCGCAACTCGGCACCGTGCCGGCCTTTCTCGATCGCGTCGGGGAGGGTCGGCTGATCCTAGACCATGCCGCCAAGCCGAACATCGCCGCAGGCGCCTGGCAGCCCTGGGCCGAGCAGATCGCCGCCGCCGCGCGCTACCCGAACCTGTTCTGCAAGGTCTCCGGCCTGATCACCGAGGCCGCGGGCGATTGGAAGCCCGGCGATTTCGAACGCTATCTCGACCATGT
This genomic window from Sphingomonas sp. contains:
- a CDS encoding amidohydrolase family protein, with the translated sequence MRIDAHHHLWHYTLDAFGWIEPGSAIARDFDPDDLACEMQASGIDHAIAVQARQSEAETAFLLDCASRQPKIAGVVGWIDLRAPDIAERIAARPTGPILGYRHVVQDEPDADFLLGDAFVAGVRAVLAAGLSYDVLVNAAQLGTVPAFLDRVGEGRLILDHAAKPNIAAGAWQPWAEQIAAAARYPNLFCKVSGLITEAAGDWKPGDFERYLDHVFACFGPDRVLWGSDWPVCELAGRYADTLDLIAGYVARHCTDAERAVFGDNSVRAYALKFGR